One window of the Leptospira ryugenii genome contains the following:
- a CDS encoding oligosaccharide flippase family protein has translation MQALKVIFNLNEKLWDLIKHSSTYFLGNALIASLTFFGTAFLTRILSPQGYAIVNLVESYKSFFIVLVTLNGYTSLGRYLYESYDDKKEFIGTLLIFCLLMLFLFQLFVCISTDYFSELLSLPKEVSLLLGFFVFIYLITSFYEQTFIPLKESNRIITRKVIISFGSFFLGIAFALMSKNNEYLAYLYGVLVVGIFCSLAFLFELRNHIKLKFELKHLKYMISYSIPLLPYSLSGVILAQFDKVMINDIIGKMETAFYSLAGNIAMAIPLLNSSFAMAWTPNFYNYMEKNDTNSLIYEFRLLLRVLFIASFVLVLFAKEVVTLLSTKTYGESIEVLPILILGYFIYISFTYYSWIFSFYKRNLFLSSVVLLGGVLNIVLNYFFITFYGYTAAAFTTMFAYGFMLLLTYGVIRFYFKVFYFPLNQILFSLLLLSLLVLVVRYLNMIHYFTLWQMFFFKLIILASVLGYAFYKYFYPELRKKHFV, from the coding sequence ATGCAGGCTCTGAAAGTTATTTTCAATTTAAATGAAAAACTCTGGGATCTTATTAAACATTCTTCTACCTATTTTTTGGGAAATGCGCTTATTGCGTCTTTAACATTCTTCGGGACAGCGTTTTTAACAAGAATTCTTTCTCCACAAGGTTATGCGATAGTGAATCTTGTGGAAAGTTATAAATCATTCTTTATTGTTTTGGTAACTCTCAATGGGTATACATCATTAGGTAGATATCTTTATGAGTCTTATGATGATAAAAAGGAGTTTATCGGCACATTACTTATTTTTTGCCTGCTCATGCTTTTTCTATTTCAGCTCTTTGTTTGTATATCTACGGATTATTTTTCCGAACTACTTAGCCTACCTAAGGAGGTAAGTCTATTACTCGGTTTTTTTGTTTTTATTTATTTAATAACATCTTTTTACGAACAAACTTTCATCCCTTTGAAAGAGAGTAATAGGATTATAACCAGAAAAGTGATCATTTCCTTTGGTTCATTTTTTTTAGGAATAGCATTTGCATTAATGTCAAAGAATAATGAATACTTAGCTTACCTTTATGGTGTACTCGTTGTAGGAATTTTTTGCTCTCTAGCTTTTTTGTTCGAACTTAGAAACCATATAAAATTGAAATTCGAACTAAAACATCTAAAGTATATGATTTCTTACTCAATTCCTCTTTTGCCATACTCTTTGAGTGGTGTTATTTTAGCACAGTTTGATAAAGTGATGATCAATGACATTATTGGGAAAATGGAAACTGCATTTTATAGCTTAGCAGGAAATATTGCGATGGCGATTCCTCTTTTAAACAGTTCATTTGCTATGGCATGGACTCCTAACTTTTACAACTATATGGAGAAAAATGACACAAATTCTCTCATTTATGAGTTTAGGCTTTTGTTAAGAGTCCTTTTTATAGCTTCATTTGTGTTAGTATTGTTTGCGAAAGAGGTAGTAACTTTGCTTTCTACAAAGACATACGGTGAGTCGATAGAGGTATTACCAATCCTGATTTTAGGCTATTTTATTTATATTTCGTTCACTTACTATTCTTGGATTTTTTCGTTTTATAAAAGAAATTTATTTCTTTCATCGGTAGTTTTATTAGGTGGTGTGCTAAACATAGTTCTTAATTATTTTTTTATCACATTTTATGGTTATACTGCAGCTGCCTTTACCACAATGTTTGCTTATGGATTCATGCTGTTGTTGACTTATGGTGTGATAAGATTCTACTTTAAAGTCTTTTATTTTCCATTAAATCAAATTTTATTTTCCCTTCTATTATTATCGCTTTTGGTATTAGTCGTGCGATATTTAAATATGATTCATTACTTTACACTATGGCAAATGTTCTTTTTTAAGCTCATTATCCTCGCAAGTGTCCTAGGGTATGCCTTCTATAAGTACTTTTATCCAGAATTGAGAAAAAAACATTTTGTATAG
- a CDS encoding glycosyltransferase gives MKSFYVHPQAICESETIGEKTRIWAFAHILPKASLGSDCNICDHVFIENDVRIGDRVTIKCGVQIWDGIVLEDDVFIGPNVSFTNDLFPRSKVYPEKFLKTIVKRGASIGANATILPGIEIGEGSLIAAGSVVTRDVPAFSLVKGNPGRVVGMVDKEKIIKKYFEGDTSYRKEFMEVSVVVPVYYNAPSLVELYDRIEKAMLEASVKHWDITFVDDGSKDESRLVLSRLVNEKTNVRFVAMSRNFGSFDAITAGLGYTSGKCVAVISADLQDPPELFPKMIEDWRNGVKIVMAARESREDPWTSRIFSFLFYRVFRSFVSKEMPPGGFDFFLLDRQVAELLIKHSEKNTMMPAALLHFGFKKTLHFYHRAKRAHGTSKWTFWRKFKLMYDAILSNSFVPLRIITGAGSIGVFGAIVYAVIITVQKFLNPTIPQGWTALMLVILFFNSLVLISLGIVGEYVWRTFDAARKRPQFVVDSVVASKGLPTELNI, from the coding sequence ATGAAATCTTTTTATGTTCATCCACAAGCTATCTGTGAAAGCGAGACTATCGGTGAGAAAACTCGCATTTGGGCGTTTGCTCATATATTACCAAAGGCTAGCCTTGGAAGTGATTGTAATATTTGTGACCATGTCTTTATCGAAAACGATGTACGTATTGGAGATCGTGTTACGATCAAATGCGGTGTTCAGATATGGGATGGTATCGTACTGGAAGATGACGTTTTCATTGGTCCCAATGTATCTTTCACAAATGACCTATTTCCTAGAAGCAAAGTATACCCAGAAAAATTCCTAAAAACGATTGTTAAGCGGGGTGCATCCATTGGTGCCAATGCGACTATTTTACCTGGTATTGAAATTGGAGAGGGTAGTTTAATTGCAGCTGGTTCTGTTGTGACAAGAGATGTTCCTGCCTTTTCACTTGTAAAGGGAAATCCAGGCAGAGTAGTTGGTATGGTTGACAAAGAAAAGATTATTAAAAAATATTTTGAAGGCGATACTTCCTATCGAAAAGAATTTATGGAAGTATCGGTTGTAGTGCCTGTTTACTATAATGCACCTTCCTTGGTTGAATTATATGATCGCATAGAAAAAGCGATGTTAGAAGCATCCGTTAAACATTGGGATATTACCTTTGTGGATGATGGTTCAAAAGACGAATCACGTTTAGTATTGTCTAGATTAGTAAACGAAAAAACAAATGTACGATTCGTTGCCATGTCTAGAAATTTTGGAAGTTTTGATGCGATCACAGCTGGCCTAGGATACACTTCAGGGAAGTGCGTAGCAGTTATATCTGCAGATCTTCAGGATCCTCCAGAATTATTTCCTAAGATGATTGAGGATTGGAGGAATGGTGTAAAGATAGTTATGGCGGCACGTGAATCTAGGGAAGATCCATGGACGTCTAGGATCTTTTCCTTCTTATTTTATAGAGTCTTTAGAAGCTTTGTTTCTAAGGAAATGCCTCCAGGCGGATTTGATTTCTTTCTTCTAGATAGACAGGTGGCAGAATTATTAATAAAGCATTCGGAAAAAAATACAATGATGCCAGCTGCACTTCTTCACTTCGGGTTTAAGAAAACATTGCATTTTTATCATCGAGCAAAGCGTGCACACGGTACCTCAAAATGGACATTTTGGAGAAAATTTAAACTTATGTATGATGCGATTTTATCCAATTCTTTTGTTCCATTGAGGATCATCACAGGGGCTGGAAGTATTGGAGTTTTCGGTGCCATTGTGTATGCTGTCATCATCACCGTTCAAAAATTTTTAAATCCAACGATTCCTCAGGGTTGGACAGCCTTGATGCTGGTAATACTTTTTTTTAATAGCTTAGTATTAATTTCCTTAGGTATAGTAGGAGAATATGTTTGGAGAACATTTGATGCGGCAAGAAAGCGACCCCAGTTCGTTGTTGATAGTGTTGTCGCGTCTAAAGGTTTACCTACCGAGTTGAATATCTAA
- a CDS encoding NAD-dependent epimerase/dehydratase family protein, which translates to MLIDYKEEYQKKRVLITGGLGFIGSNLAISLVELGAEVQLVDAMIPEYGGNLFNIEAIRNKVSINFCNITDINAINYLVKDVDYIFHLAGQGSHSVSIVDPFLDIECNMMATLNVLEACKKNNRNAKIIFTGTRGQYKPKISLPAKEDSDMTPNTIYGVTNLAAEKLLLIYHNLFGLKSVMTRISNVYGPRAQMRNNKYGVPNWFLRLAIDDQEIPIYGSGKIKRDFLFVEDLIDALLMLPLKEECFGEVFNLGVPEPSNYLDYANLAIQHSNSGRIRMVPFPKESEDQEAGDYYPDISKAKQFLGWEPKVSLAEGIEKTIAYYKKYRTNYWNHQ; encoded by the coding sequence ATGCTGATTGATTATAAAGAAGAGTATCAAAAGAAGAGAGTATTGATAACTGGAGGACTCGGGTTCATAGGTAGTAATCTAGCTATTAGTCTGGTAGAGCTAGGAGCTGAAGTTCAATTAGTGGACGCCATGATTCCTGAATATGGTGGAAATCTCTTCAATATCGAGGCTATAAGAAATAAAGTTTCTATAAATTTTTGCAATATAACAGACATCAATGCTATCAATTATCTCGTCAAAGATGTGGATTATATCTTTCATCTGGCCGGTCAGGGAAGTCATAGTGTAAGTATCGTTGACCCATTTCTAGATATTGAATGCAATATGATGGCTACACTAAACGTCTTGGAAGCATGTAAGAAGAATAATAGAAATGCAAAGATCATTTTTACAGGCACTAGAGGGCAATATAAGCCGAAAATTTCTTTGCCTGCTAAAGAAGATTCCGATATGACTCCTAACACAATTTATGGTGTTACAAATTTGGCTGCTGAAAAGTTACTTTTAATTTACCACAATCTCTTTGGTTTAAAGTCAGTAATGACTAGAATCAGCAATGTTTATGGCCCTAGAGCACAAATGCGTAACAATAAATATGGAGTACCAAATTGGTTCCTACGTTTAGCTATTGATGATCAAGAAATTCCCATTTACGGATCTGGAAAAATTAAACGCGATTTTCTTTTCGTAGAAGATTTGATAGATGCATTATTGATGTTGCCTTTAAAGGAAGAATGTTTTGGTGAAGTTTTTAATCTTGGTGTCCCTGAGCCTTCCAATTATTTGGATTATGCGAATTTAGCAATACAGCATTCCAATTCAGGAAGGATTCGCATGGTGCCTTTCCCAAAAGAATCAGAGGATCAAGAGGCAGGAGATTATTACCCCGACATATCCAAAGCAAAACAATTTTTAGGATGGGAGCCGAAAGTTTCCTTAGCTGAAGGGATCGAGAAAACGATAGCCTATTATAAGAAATATCGAACAAATTATTGGAATCATCAATAG
- a CDS encoding DegT/DnrJ/EryC1/StrS family aminotransferase: MIPFYDFKKVYKEYENEIQDSIKRVINRGYFILGPELESFESEFASYCGVKHCIGVGNGLDALVIILKARGYEESSEILVPANTFFASVQSITMANLKPVLVEPNIDTYNLNPDLIEKAITKHTKAIMAVHLYGQLAEIEKIIEIADRHKLIVIEDSAQAHGASWNGRRAGGFGFAGGFSFYPGKNLGCFGDGGAIVTNDDDLMKISKALRNYGSNQKYVHEKIGFNSRLDEIQAAILRVRLRYLDAENTKRRTIAKFYRENIKNEKIVLPKVEHEDSHVWHLFVIRTNERDNLMSHLNHQGIMPLIHYPIPPHKQNAYSELATLSLPITEKIHREVVSLPMSPALTEEELEKIVMAVNSY; this comes from the coding sequence ATGATCCCGTTTTACGATTTTAAGAAGGTATATAAGGAATACGAGAATGAGATACAAGATTCCATTAAACGAGTCATAAATAGAGGTTATTTTATATTGGGACCGGAGTTAGAAAGTTTCGAATCCGAATTTGCATCATACTGCGGTGTCAAACATTGTATAGGTGTGGGCAATGGATTAGATGCTCTTGTGATAATTCTCAAAGCAAGAGGATATGAAGAATCTTCTGAAATCTTGGTGCCCGCAAATACTTTTTTTGCATCGGTTCAATCAATCACAATGGCAAACCTAAAACCAGTATTAGTTGAACCAAATATAGACACATATAATTTAAATCCGGATTTGATAGAAAAAGCAATTACCAAACATACGAAAGCAATAATGGCCGTACATTTATACGGTCAGCTCGCTGAAATTGAAAAGATAATTGAGATTGCCGATCGACATAAATTGATTGTTATTGAGGATTCAGCACAAGCACATGGAGCAAGTTGGAATGGTAGGAGAGCGGGTGGATTCGGATTTGCTGGAGGCTTTAGTTTTTACCCGGGAAAAAATCTTGGTTGTTTTGGTGATGGGGGGGCAATTGTAACAAACGATGATGATTTGATGAAAATATCCAAGGCACTTCGTAATTATGGATCCAATCAGAAATACGTACATGAGAAAATCGGATTCAATAGTCGCCTTGACGAAATCCAAGCAGCCATTCTTCGAGTTAGGCTACGATATCTAGATGCGGAAAATACCAAAAGACGAACTATCGCTAAATTCTATAGAGAAAATATAAAGAACGAGAAAATTGTTTTGCCGAAAGTTGAACATGAGGATTCCCATGTTTGGCATCTATTTGTAATAAGAACCAATGAAAGAGACAATCTAATGAGTCATTTGAATCATCAGGGAATTATGCCGCTCATTCATTACCCGATACCCCCACACAAGCAAAATGCTTATTCTGAGTTAGCGACACTGTCTTTGCCGATTACAGAAAAAATTCACAGGGAAGTGGTAAGTCTACCAATGAGTCCAGCCTTAACTGAAGAGGAATTGGAAAAGATTGTAATGGCTGTAAACAGTTATTAA
- a CDS encoding NAD-dependent epimerase/dehydratase family protein translates to MKVLITGINSFVGSHLAEVAKERGYEVCGTVSSSEKLSVLGQIVRKNYVFNLNDDHLPEILEKFDIVIHCALDLKAAGHTIEKTCTFDRNLRKNQSLRSIFISSMSVNDANQSQYSEIKRKSEDYFLAKEDSIVIRPGLILGNGGLYSKMEGFVRKGTFIPLPDSGKYPMPVIQIFAFCNFLFDSVQENRKGLLVVYQENLLSLKEIVLSIANRYQKKIWILPIPIGLVEILSPLVKVILGLFKIEINFDSILGYKSYKTLTIPPSDFKEK, encoded by the coding sequence ATGAAAGTATTGATAACAGGCATAAACAGCTTCGTTGGTAGTCATCTTGCAGAGGTAGCAAAAGAAAGGGGATATGAAGTATGCGGTACCGTATCATCCTCCGAAAAATTATCGGTCCTAGGACAAATTGTTCGAAAAAATTATGTATTTAATTTAAATGATGATCACCTTCCAGAAATACTTGAGAAGTTTGATATTGTAATTCACTGTGCATTGGATCTCAAAGCAGCAGGGCATACTATTGAAAAGACCTGTACATTTGATCGTAACCTACGTAAAAATCAATCATTGCGATCTATATTCATTAGTTCGATGTCCGTCAATGATGCTAATCAGAGTCAATACAGCGAAATCAAAAGGAAATCAGAAGATTATTTCTTAGCTAAAGAAGATAGTATTGTTATCCGTCCAGGATTAATATTAGGCAACGGAGGTTTGTATAGTAAAATGGAGGGCTTTGTAAGAAAAGGCACTTTCATACCACTCCCAGATTCTGGAAAATATCCCATGCCTGTTATTCAGATTTTTGCATTCTGTAATTTTTTATTTGATTCTGTTCAAGAAAATAGGAAGGGTCTTTTGGTGGTCTACCAAGAGAATTTGCTATCTCTAAAAGAAATTGTACTGTCTATCGCAAATAGATATCAGAAAAAGATTTGGATACTTCCGATTCCCATAGGACTTGTGGAAATTCTCAGCCCATTAGTAAAAGTAATTTTAGGTCTTTTTAAAATTGAAATTAATTTTGATAGCATTTTAGGATATAAGTCGTATAAAACGCTAACAATTCCTCCAAGTGATTTTAAAGAAAAATGA
- a CDS encoding acyltransferase, with product MKISDIFKKFSLMEIFYLEFEQYVYFLVKYFPGAVGFLLRFLIVKIFSKELHGMVWIQPGVELIHLKNIVFGKGVGINTGTYINGVGGILFEDNVLIGSNVTISSGKHPTYLSERDIIELPSERLPIKIRKGVWIAAGVVVNPGVEIGKGTVVGANSVVTRSLSEEGIYVGSPARLMKKRVVRNG from the coding sequence ATGAAGATTAGTGATATTTTTAAAAAATTTTCCTTAATGGAAATTTTCTATCTAGAGTTTGAACAATATGTTTACTTCCTTGTAAAATATTTCCCAGGGGCAGTGGGATTTTTGCTAAGATTTTTAATCGTTAAAATCTTCTCAAAAGAATTACATGGTATGGTTTGGATACAGCCTGGAGTTGAATTGATTCATTTAAAGAACATCGTGTTCGGAAAAGGAGTTGGGATCAATACAGGAACATACATAAATGGTGTAGGAGGGATTCTCTTCGAAGACAATGTATTGATCGGAAGCAATGTGACAATATCATCGGGAAAGCATCCAACATACCTGAGTGAAAGAGACATCATAGAATTACCAAGTGAGAGACTCCCAATTAAAATCAGAAAAGGAGTTTGGATTGCTGCTGGTGTAGTAGTAAACCCTGGAGTTGAAATTGGGAAAGGCACTGTAGTCGGAGCAAATTCGGTAGTTACAAGGAGTCTAAGCGAAGAAGGTATTTATGTAGGATCGCCAGCCCGCCTTATGAAAAAGAGAGTCGTGCGAAATGGATAA
- a CDS encoding carbamoyltransferase C-terminal domain-containing protein gives MKVIGIHDGHCATACYLKDGKIISLVSEERFTNVKNQGGFPIHSLKWILTENKLSIEEIDKIALGSYAMWDWGHEDEIVYNNRLRSSILRLSKFFPKSILGSNFAIDFFLFVMKRSRRKMINRYCSKYNLDVKKIEIVEHHSAHALSALYGSGFTNSVDSVLIFTSDASGDGLSNTVSTWKKSEGYKRIQFRSAFHSLGMIYAEVTKFLGMRANEHEYKIMGMAPYVPLEYSERAFKKFKEYIDFDPESGEIINKKGSGNLFLESFKEDFYRERFDNICAGIQRHFEYIIISWIKYWVEKTGIQSVVFGGGSFMNVKGNMLIYDLKEVKNLFICPSCGDESIALGASYKVALELGEKELHPIETLYLGPEYSDRSIIDAITKNKSKLEYKLVKDIETEIARLLSKGMIVARFQGKSEWGARALGNRSILCRGDDPRVIHKLNKSIKMRDFWMPFAASMLEEDSKKYLDNSRNIVSRFMMLTFRTKSPSNYEIFCGLHPYDFTCRPQMVSKESNPAYFRLLTKFKALTGISGLVNTSFNLHGFPIVGTPEVALNTLISSKIDYLAIGSYLIWRKDINLKLK, from the coding sequence ATGAAAGTAATCGGAATACATGATGGCCATTGTGCAACTGCATGCTATCTGAAGGATGGAAAAATTATTTCATTGGTATCGGAAGAACGATTTACAAATGTAAAAAATCAAGGTGGATTTCCAATTCACTCTCTGAAATGGATTCTAACAGAGAATAAACTTTCGATAGAGGAAATAGACAAAATTGCTCTTGGAAGTTATGCTATGTGGGATTGGGGACATGAAGATGAAATTGTGTATAACAATCGGCTTCGGTCTAGTATTTTACGTCTCTCTAAATTTTTCCCAAAAAGTATATTGGGTTCTAATTTTGCCATAGATTTCTTTCTGTTTGTTATGAAGCGATCTAGAAGGAAAATGATCAATCGTTACTGTTCAAAATATAATCTGGACGTTAAAAAAATTGAAATTGTAGAACATCATTCTGCTCATGCCTTGTCGGCTCTCTACGGTTCAGGGTTTACTAATTCTGTGGATTCTGTACTTATCTTTACTTCCGACGCGTCCGGTGATGGTTTATCAAATACAGTTTCGACATGGAAAAAAAGTGAGGGTTATAAAAGAATCCAATTTAGATCGGCATTTCATTCGCTCGGTATGATATACGCTGAGGTTACCAAATTCTTAGGAATGCGTGCAAATGAGCATGAATATAAAATTATGGGAATGGCGCCATATGTTCCCTTAGAGTATTCAGAAAGAGCATTTAAGAAATTTAAAGAATATATAGATTTTGATCCAGAAAGCGGAGAAATTATAAATAAAAAAGGTAGTGGAAATTTATTTTTAGAAAGTTTTAAAGAAGATTTTTACAGAGAGAGGTTTGACAATATTTGTGCAGGTATTCAGAGGCATTTTGAATACATTATTATTAGCTGGATAAAGTATTGGGTAGAAAAAACTGGAATTCAATCCGTCGTATTTGGCGGAGGTTCTTTCATGAATGTGAAAGGAAATATGTTAATATATGATTTAAAGGAAGTGAAAAATCTATTCATCTGTCCCAGTTGTGGTGATGAGAGTATAGCCTTAGGAGCTTCTTACAAAGTTGCTTTAGAATTAGGCGAAAAAGAGTTACATCCGATTGAAACATTGTATTTGGGGCCTGAATATAGTGATAGATCAATAATTGACGCCATTACTAAAAATAAGTCTAAGCTCGAATACAAACTTGTAAAGGATATTGAGACAGAAATAGCTCGTCTGCTTTCCAAGGGTATGATAGTCGCAAGGTTTCAAGGGAAGTCTGAATGGGGAGCCAGAGCCTTAGGTAATAGGTCAATTTTATGTAGAGGTGATGATCCGAGGGTGATTCACAAACTTAATAAGTCTATTAAGATGAGGGATTTTTGGATGCCATTTGCTGCATCAATGTTAGAAGAAGACTCAAAGAAATATCTGGATAATTCTAGAAATATTGTTTCGAGATTCATGATGTTGACGTTTAGAACTAAATCACCATCAAATTATGAAATATTTTGTGGTCTTCATCCATACGACTTTACTTGTCGTCCTCAAATGGTTTCAAAAGAAAGCAATCCAGCTTATTTTCGATTACTGACCAAGTTTAAGGCTTTAACGGGTATTAGTGGGCTAGTAAATACATCTTTCAATTTGCATGGATTTCCTATAGTAGGTACTCCAGAGGTTGCTTTAAATACTCTTATTTCATCAAAGATAGATTATCTTGCCATTGGAAGTTACCTTATATGGCGAAAGGATATTAATTTAAAATTAAAATGA
- a CDS encoding GMC oxidoreductase has product MNQNEVYDAIIVGSGPAGMASAYQLRGLNVLVLDVGNRPKEIPDFSENLYDLKEKRNLFKELIGESFESLHNIDKHYLSPKLKAPGMSFITEGQDQLSPVSTKEFEGVQSFSFGGLANAWGAGMLRFNEYDLQGFPISYADLKPYYDQLSDIMGISGENDDLSKFFGEDEKFLKPHTLGRLGEDLLSKYNKNKSLFHKNGFYFGKNRLAVLTEKKGNREPLHYDNLEFFKSNIPAIYNPTYTLNELIEGKLIQYRKGYLVESYTQAEGEVKVKAIHLESGNAEIFRTKYLVLAAGCLNSAKIVLRANNAYTESLPLYDNAISYVPFLIPKFIGKPIERSAYSAQLVFVHEDPKTKERINGSFYGLSGPLKSDLLFEFPLSLKANLYASKYLVPALAVFQLFYFDRDHSENCISLGQDFSIKISYKKQMNQSFKIEKKLISILRRFGYFSHSALCKFPAAGNSFHYAGCLPMKASPKEFQVDAQGKLWNSERVFIADSSNFSAFPAKNHSYTIMANAMRISDLLRKRIS; this is encoded by the coding sequence ATGAATCAAAATGAAGTCTATGATGCAATCATAGTTGGATCTGGACCCGCGGGTATGGCATCTGCTTATCAGTTGAGAGGCTTGAATGTTTTGGTTTTAGATGTAGGTAATCGACCGAAAGAAATACCAGATTTTTCAGAAAATCTTTATGATTTAAAAGAGAAGAGAAATTTATTTAAAGAATTGATCGGTGAATCATTCGAAAGCCTTCATAACATAGATAAACATTATTTGAGTCCAAAGTTGAAGGCACCTGGAATGAGTTTTATCACTGAAGGTCAAGATCAACTCTCTCCAGTGTCCACAAAAGAATTTGAAGGTGTCCAAAGCTTTTCCTTCGGTGGCTTAGCGAACGCTTGGGGTGCTGGTATGCTTCGATTCAATGAATACGATTTGCAGGGCTTCCCAATATCCTATGCTGATTTGAAACCATACTACGACCAACTTTCTGACATAATGGGAATTAGTGGAGAGAATGATGATCTCTCAAAATTTTTTGGTGAAGATGAAAAATTTTTGAAACCACACACATTAGGAAGGTTGGGAGAAGATCTGTTAAGCAAATATAATAAAAATAAATCCCTTTTCCATAAGAACGGATTTTATTTTGGAAAAAATCGACTTGCAGTGCTTACAGAAAAAAAAGGAAATAGAGAGCCATTGCATTATGATAATTTGGAATTTTTTAAGTCCAACATCCCTGCAATTTACAATCCAACCTATACTCTGAATGAATTGATTGAAGGAAAACTAATACAGTATCGTAAAGGCTATTTGGTTGAAAGTTACACCCAAGCCGAGGGCGAAGTCAAAGTTAAGGCGATTCATTTGGAATCAGGAAACGCAGAAATTTTCCGAACAAAGTATTTGGTACTAGCGGCAGGTTGTTTAAACTCGGCAAAGATCGTTTTACGCGCAAACAATGCATACACCGAGAGTTTGCCTTTGTATGATAATGCAATCAGCTACGTACCTTTTCTCATTCCAAAATTTATAGGAAAACCAATCGAAAGGAGCGCATATTCCGCTCAACTAGTATTTGTGCATGAGGATCCTAAAACAAAGGAACGGATAAACGGCTCCTTTTATGGATTGAGTGGCCCGCTCAAATCTGATCTTCTTTTTGAATTTCCACTTTCTTTAAAAGCTAATCTTTATGCCTCAAAGTACCTTGTGCCTGCCTTGGCCGTCTTTCAGCTGTTTTACTTTGATAGGGATCATTCAGAGAATTGCATAAGCCTCGGTCAGGATTTCTCCATAAAGATTTCATACAAAAAACAAATGAATCAATCATTTAAAATTGAAAAGAAACTCATTTCAATACTCAGGAGATTTGGCTATTTTAGTCATTCTGCACTTTGTAAATTCCCGGCAGCAGGAAATAGCTTCCACTATGCAGGCTGTCTGCCAATGAAAGCCAGTCCTAAAGAATTTCAGGTGGACGCTCAAGGAAAACTCTGGAATTCGGAGCGTGTCTTCATTGCCGACTCAAGTAATTTCTCTGCTTTTCCAGCTAAAAACCACTCATATACAATTATGGCAAATGCAATGAGGATATCCGATCTATTGCGTAAGAGGATAAGCTAG
- a CDS encoding SDR family NAD(P)-dependent oxidoreductase yields MSEQSVMVITGTSRGIGKGLAEFFLNKGYIVAGCSRGASNISHPNYTHSELDLTDEIQVQKWARKLRTDLKKVDSLICNVGLVKSALFMTMTPGAVFDSFLKTNLSATFFVCREISKIMLSNNYGRIVNIASILTEIHEPGTSAYSMTKSGVIEFTKCIARELAPNHITCNVVSPSVVQTEAVDDLGEDWKERALALQTIKRVVNFDEVANVVSFFVSRESSAITGQVINMCLVN; encoded by the coding sequence ATGAGCGAACAATCTGTAATGGTGATTACTGGAACGAGTAGAGGAATAGGAAAAGGTCTCGCTGAATTTTTTTTAAATAAAGGATATATTGTTGCAGGATGCAGTCGAGGAGCATCGAACATATCTCACCCCAATTATACTCATTCTGAGCTGGACCTAACAGATGAGATACAAGTTCAAAAATGGGCAAGAAAGCTCCGAACAGACCTCAAAAAAGTTGATAGTCTTATTTGCAATGTTGGTTTGGTAAAGTCAGCACTTTTCATGACGATGACTCCTGGCGCAGTATTTGACTCCTTCTTGAAAACAAATCTTTCTGCTACCTTTTTCGTATGCCGTGAGATATCCAAGATTATGCTGAGCAATAACTATGGAAGAATTGTAAACATTGCATCCATTCTTACTGAAATTCACGAACCAGGCACATCGGCATACTCCATGACGAAGAGCGGAGTTATAGAATTTACAAAGTGCATTGCAAGAGAACTTGCGCCCAACCATATAACCTGCAACGTAGTTTCACCAAGCGTGGTTCAAACAGAGGCTGTGGATGACTTGGGTGAGGACTGGAAAGAGCGAGCGCTTGCTTTACAAACAATCAAAAGAGTTGTTAATTTTGATGAAGTAGCGAATGTAGTTTCATTTTTCGTTTCACGCGAAAGTTCTGCTATCACTGGTCAGGTGATAAATATGTGTTTGGTCAATTAG